A segment of the Fusarium musae strain F31 chromosome 2, whole genome shotgun sequence genome:
GCCAACCTCTCCAGGCTACACAGTCTGGAGTTATCCATAGTGGCCATATTCCTTTCGAAGCTGGCCAGAAAACCGTTGGGACGTTCAATGTCCCTCTTAACAACACGGAGCCCATCTATTTGTACTGTGCTACCGGCCCGCACTGTCAGATCGGTCAGGTAATGGCCATCAACCCGTGAGTCCTACGCCACTCTGTACTACACAGCTACAGCTACTGACCGCTTCCAGCCCCTCCGAGGAAAACTTAGTCCAGTTCTCCAAGAAGGCAGCTGGTGCCTTGGCCAACGTCGACGCTGGTGCAGCTACAGGCGGGACAGTTGGCGAGATCCCGTTGGCAGATGCAGCGTTTACTccggctgaagaagaagctcctccCGCTCCCCCTGCTGAGAGTACTCCTGCTGCAAGCCCTGCTCCCCCAGCCGAGACACCTTCAGCCACTCCTGGAGCAGCAGCGGCTATGGAAGCACATCACCGACTTGGTTATTAGTGAGCCTTTTGTAGAATTTAGGAAGTCGCTAGACATCTCGTTTACCTAAGACGCTCCTAAACCTTTGCATGTCTAGTCAAATTCATCCTAAATATACTGATCTCAAAACTCAAAACTTGTTCTTCCTTCTTATACTCCTCAAACATGAGAAGACTCTGAATAGTTTTATCGGCTTTCCATCTTATTTCCCAAGATCGCAACCTTTCATTAAattttttctttcctttttcaaAGAAAAGTTCTCAGCATCGTCTATAGCTCTATCCCAGCCAACATAAGTCAAGAGCGTTGCACAAATACCCCGTTTGAGTTGGCTACCGAGTCTTTTGCCGTTAGGACCCAGCATCATGCTCAAAAAGCCCCTTGGTCTCTGCACTGAACAATACGTTACATGTCCTGCTCAGCTGCGATAGTAGATCGCGTGAGGATTTGTCCACATCGCCCCTGTCCTCGGCTTCCTGTCGAGTTACAGATAGACCTGTGGATCTCCTCTTCGAATTCGCCCAACTCCCAAACTCCCAATGATAGCATCGGACCTCCTTCAGCATCGGAAACGCGCCCCATTTGACCGCCTCACCCAGTACGGAAATCGGTTCATGGAGGCTCATTGTCTCTGAGTCGATGGCGACGCGGCGGATCGATTGTGGCAGGAGATCGACAAGGCATGTCTTGAACGGCTTATAGTTTTCAGCTTCCTCGAAGCGGAACCCTGCACCACCGAGGATAAGCGTCTCAAGGTTGGTCAAGCCCTTGAAACAACCCACGATCCCTGCTCTGCTTGTCCATACAGTATACGGCTCCCAGTAAAGCTCAACATACCGTAGCGTTTCTTGTCGTAAGGAAAGCACATGCGGCAGCGTTCGGAGCGTAGTAATATCACTCACTCCCAAATGCAGCCAGTCACACATCTTTTTGGAAAAGATGAACACGAATGATTCAAGCTGTGGGCATGATTCGAGAATCTTTTCGAGGAACTCTGGCTTAACCACGGTAttgacaagtttgagacTCTTGACATTTTCAAGTTCCCCTGATCCGAGCGACCAGGACAACCTGGTGATTTGGATGACCAATGTGTGGATCTTGGGTGCCTGTCGGAGCACATCGTAGATATGTAGGCTGGGGGGGAATTCGTCTGACTCCTCATGGGCACGCTCAATGTGTAGATACCGCAGTGACTCTAGCGTTGTTCGTCTGTGGACCTTGATTTCATGCTCCAAGTTGAGGCGTATGTGTAGAATCTGGATCTGTGTCACATGACGCAAGACCATGTTGAAGAAATTGAAACGAGATTTTATGCTATCCGGAAGTTGATTGCGGCAGTCGTCCATTTCCTTTGTATAGGCCAAGCTGAGGCTGCGAACATGTCCGAAGACATTATGCCGACGACCTCGGATGTGTGCGATAAATTCCTTTGTATAGAGGAGGTCACTCTTGAGTTCGATGCGGTGATAGCGATGGGGCAGAGTGAGTGTGTTCAGCGCTTGACATGTCTCagagagattgaggaggGCTTTGACTCCTTGGGTATCGTGCTCCCAGATTTTGCTTGGACAAGATGTGACCAGGTCTTGTTCATGGGGGAAGTGGGAGAGGGGCTCAGTCTGACAGTGACTGCAGAAGAGTTTACATATTCTATCAACAATCTCTGGGGGAAGAGAAAGCAGACCCATGGTGATGATTGAGAATGCGCAGCGGCGAAAGAGTTTGGAGGGctgagagatgagaaagaagaagaaggaaagaaaattATTCGAAATGAGAGATAGAACAATTGATGGATACACCAGCTAGGTAGTAGGCAAAATAAAATCAGGCACAAGTTCGGGGAGGCTATATGCAAGAGCCCGTAAGCCACTGTTACACCAGAAAAGtcgcttttttttttatctgtGCTGGCGAGGCTGTCGACCGAGACATCAGTTCTCCGACGGGAGAGAAGCTAGGACTAGAATTAGGTTTTGATTAATTAACTGGAAGCCTGATATATCTGAAGTGCTTCTGAGCTACTCTAGTTAAGAACGAATGATATGCCAAGTATCTGTTTTCTCTCCTTACGTCTAGCGATATCCCATTAtgttaaaaccgaagtgtattttctaaccttataactaactcataaacttaatactgcCACTACCTTCTGATTGCCCTGAACCTTCTTCTAACCTTTGTCCCTAATAGCACCGATATACATATTATCACGAAACTTTCTATcaagcttttcttatatattagtatttcttaataattctaatagcTTCGCGCCATACCTGCAGGAAGTTCCTTTTAGCGAATCGCCTTCTATACCTTAATTAGGGACTTAATCTACTCccagtttcttcttctaattaactttatagtcttcttatatctagccttattattaGGAAGGGCTTTTAGTACCTCCCTCTCTTACCTAATAGCTTTCTTAACCTCCTAAGGAAGtccttaaatagtataagtaagagcatatatattaagaatagCTAACTGCTAGATAAggttatctaaaagccttttctattctttaaatttaatagccttaaaaattttatcttttttatttttaatagccttaaagctATTCTCTTTCCTAAGAGTCTATTAGTAATccctaatattattaaggttaaggggaattttattaatatactgcTACTAGAATTTATCTAGATATGCTATatagataagcttttatttaggTGCTGCTATATTACTCTATTATTATCTTGCGTTTAGTTATCTTAAGAGATATACTAGAGCTTCTTATAGCCTGTAATGGCAGGAAAATAAGTTAtcttttaggttttaatgATATTAGCATTTTGCTATAGCTATTGGTTAGTTATTACAGTATtgatatttaagttataggcttaaagtgttatttatagttgagatttgtggctgtgagcttattccagcagagagaacctagtctAGCGATATCCATAGAGTTTCCCTAAGGCTTGTAGCAAGATTTACTGGTCATCGTGAAAGTTTAGGcgtaaaagcttatattggGAAAACAAGATATCATGTTGTCATTCATTATCTGTGTTCgtagcctaaagcttaaccttataggTCGCAGTCATCCCCATAGCCAGACTTAGGTACATGTAGTTACacagctcttcaacaacagccgCCGAGTTTGACCTcaatacctaggtaggcggCCATTTCTTATCTCTGAGGTAATTCTAATGTCTTCTTCCGGGTGGCTTCTTATGTTAACTTAAgggcagtgcagtgcagtgcagcgCAGCCTAGTATTCACGCGTTTCCCTCACGCGTCAGGACTAGTCATCCCGTTACTATTTCTTTGCTTGTGTAACCTTGACTCATACAAATCCTCCAAAGCCCACCAGCTCTTTTCTCACTTTTGCTTTCTCCCTCATGCACCTCGCATCCAACCCAACTCACCATGAACAAGCCTGCCCTCGATCATATGCCCCCAGAGATTCTGGCCGACATATGCTGGCATCTTTGCAGCCACTACACAAATGACCATCTCAGTCACTATCCCCAGCCAAAGTCACTCGCAACTCCTGATCCAAGAAAGCTATGGGAGAAGCCATCTGCCGAGGTCGCCACCGGCCTTCCGAGTCTTGCACGCACTTGTCTGGTCCTGAACAACGCCGCGACGCCATACATTTACCACAACATCGATGCAAAAGGATGGTCAGAGCAGAAGATCAATGAGTTCTTTAAAGACCGCCGCCAGCTACATAAGAGATGTTTCATCCGGCGCTTGATCTATGAGCTCGACCCGTTCCCCCTGTACACTCTGCTATACAGGATGCCTGATCTGGAGCTACTCTGCTTGGTAGACCGTGGCACCTTCGGCCAAACACTCGCAAGTGAAGGCCAGAAAAGGCTACATGATCTGCGATAGCTGCACCTCGAAAGTGGCACAAGCTCTGGGTCCACCCGTCACTTGAGCACACTGGAGAACTTGTTCGAAATGGCACCCAATATCAAGACACTTGTCATAAATTCCGGTGTTCTCGAGTGGAAAACGAAACTACGCAACTCTCCTAAAGTGCCTCTCGCAAACCTCACTTGTCTGAAGCTCTATCACGTGAGCGTTGACCCGGGAACTCCACAAGGGCTTGTGCCAGGCAAAGGAAGCTGGGTCATTCCCAGAACTTCGATCCTTCTTACAGACCAATTTCGATATTTCCCAAGTTCCCTACACTTTGGAGGACCTCAGTGAACTATCTGAGAGATACAAGGTCTCATTCAAACAAGAGGCTAGATCTATATTCCCACCGCCTGTGGCGGCCCATCCTTCGAGGCTCATTTAACGGATGCACTATGCGGTTAGGACCCTGGCGGTGGCACCGATTGATCAAAACTCCCCGTAGACTTTGAGCCTGGTTGCTTCTAGGATAGTCTGTCAAGGTAGGACGATTTACGCGCTGGGATGGAAGAGGACAATGGGGTCATGTAACTCAGTATCAATGTTACCACAGTCCATGACAGCAATAGAATCCATGCGCGACAGCATCTTGCTCTTAGTTTCGTAGCTTGTTATCGCTCTCACTTATATTATTTCGAGATAGCGTTGTACAATTGGAGGTTGGCGGATTGGTGAGTGGATTCTAATTCCATTAGTTCTCACCTCCTGTGTGACTCATTCACGATCCTTCGACGCTAAATTATACGCGCGTATACGAGCCTCAACCAAAAACTCCCGCCAAGAAACTACATATCTCCAATAGTGTATGTTGAAAGAAAGACAGAACCCCAAAATTAATCTCGGTAGCCCAGTAAATCGCCATTCGAGAACCACGATGGAGGTAGCTCAGCACTTCATCAAGGCAGAGAACCTCACCGACGCCAAAATCGCCGGCGAAGGTCTCGAATGCCTTGTTTACAAAGCAGCATCGCCAGTATATGGCCCAATCGTTCTCAGAGTACCCAGAGTCAAGGTCTACCAGAACGCCAATGATCCCAACACCAACGCAAGTGATCTCATCCAGcaagagatgaagatctaTAGGCTTCTGGAAAACGCATCCGTGCCTGTTCCAAAAGCATACAAGTaccttgaagaagatggctaTCCAGCGATGTTGTGCGAGTACGTAGAGGACGATGGAACAGAGATCACATTCGAGGAGATGGGACGTGTAGCGGCCATGATACACTCGACGCCCCTATCTAGCCCAGTAATGGAGACAGTTTCGTCAGAAACAGAAGATGTGTTCTCGACAATTGAGCAAAGACTCAAACGACGCATCTCAGTGCTGTCACAAACAGTCCCCGAGGTTTCCAGCTGGATAACGAACTGGGACCTTATTCACAATATCCTCGAAAGTCTCAAGCGCTACCCTTCAAGTCTACTACACATGGACTTTCGCGATGTCAATCTTCGTCACAATAATGGACGAATAAGCGCCGTGATCGATTGGACCAATGCTCTGATCGGCCCAGCAGCCATCGACATCTTTCGCACGCTCGAGTTCAGCCAACTCGACGAGAGCTTCGTCAAAGGTTACACTAGCGTCACTACCTGGCCTGATGTTACAGCCCAGGAAGATTGTTTGCTAAGACTTGATGCTGCGCTTgtgctggcgctggtgttCACCTCGGAAGCGCCTGATGCTGAGAGAGCTGAAGTTGCAGTCGCAAGGGTGAGGGAACTCTCAAAGAGCCTCGTGGAAGCTTCGTCGCACGAATAAGAGAAAGTTTTGCTCAATGGTACGAGGTTAGGCATTGATAAGGCCGAACTAATGAGCTTTCAACGAGTTAATGGTTGGGCTGGCGTGGTGGAATGGACTGGCTGCATAAGGTAAAAAGGCGTTACTCAACTTACGCGAGCAATTGAACTACTTTGTTACTACGTTCTGGTCTAGTTTTGCAATATGCCAAATTCTTATAAAGACCGCTGAGGTTCTTTCCTTACGTAGACCTCCACCAGTGAGTGCTAAGAGCGTGTGATTGTCCATGTGAAGTCTTGTCGAGACCATCCACACTCAACCCTAGCTTCAACGTCCGCAAATTCACAAAGAACCGTGCAAAATTATTCTTGGATCTTGTATTAGTCTAATTGTCATCAAGTATGTGTATATATATGCAGTCTATCGTCCACCCCAATGCACCAGCTTATCATGGCACTTATCCCAGCCTTCAAAGTATGGCTTCCTCCTCTCATCACCCGCACCCCCAGATCTAGCAAGATACTCCAGCACCATATTTCCCCAAAGCCAACTCGCAGGTCCCTTGCCCGGATGCGTCTGATCCTTGTACAGCATCGACAACGACGAGATCAAGCGTCCCCACTCAAACACCTCGTGGCCCGCCTTCTCCGCCGTCGCGCGCGCAAGTCTATCAAGATCATAAATGCTCGCATCTCTAGCGTCGCTCTCACGATGCATGGTCATCGCGCGGAACATAACAGGCGCGTTCCCGAATTCAGTGTGTATTCTCTCAACAAACGTGCGGATTCGAGCAGCGACGAAGCGGACTTCTTGCCAGACTAGTTGACGAACACGAGTTCCCAAGGGATACACGTCTTTCTCGTGGTtagcttctccagcttccCAGAATGCGCGCTGGTCCCAGAGGCCGTTTTGCCAGAGGATTAGATCGGGGTGGCCATTTGGACCGCGGACTTGGTCGTGCAGGGGAGTCCAGTATTTATCCCATCGTTCTTCGAGGGAGATTTCCTCCATGTCGTCCATCCACCACCAATCGGGTCGGTATGTCATACTGCCCGCGAAGTGCCAGTGGTGGAATGTCAAGTTGAACTCGGGAATATCGCAGGAGGCAGTTGTGTGTGGCTTAGGCTGCTTCATGCCGCGCTTGAACTCGCCGCAGAAGAATTGCATCATGAATCGATCGACTGAATcgctgaagaggatgatgcgACGGCCCCAGAGCCAGCCGAAGCCGCCGTCATCCTTCATTTCAGCAAATGCCTCAACACCGGCTTCGCCATTGGCGTTTATCGCCTTCTTTCGTCGGTTACTCTCGGCAATTGCCTCAGCAAGCCATTGTCGAGGTGTAGAAGCAAGTTCGACGAATTCCTCTTCAGGTTCCGTCGCATTAAAGATGACGTTGCCCGCGGAAGGATACACAGCATAATCAGGTGCATCCGCCTCGAGCAGATCATCTGTAAAGGGGATCCATTGTGTCTTCTTATACTGATCGGTACCGTTTATATCAGCaggaatataaagataacCCGGTCTTCGATACGGATCCTCGCAGTTCAACTCTTGAACTTCAGGCGTAGAGTTGTTGGGGGCGGTGTTGTTCTGTGGTGGTCTGTAGTAAAGTTAAACAATCGTTAGCGCAAGCCAAGAGCAATGCCAAGATTTTTCGCGCGCTGTCATCAAAATTCCGGGGAATCCAACGGTCGGCGAGCGAGACTAAGAGATTTTTGACGTACGGATACGAGAAAGTATGATCCCAATACTCTTCTGCTTTGTTATGTGCGTATACCCACGGGACTTCTAACGATTCTTGGAAAAAAGTAAAGACGACGAtgaaaaaagagagaatgaCGGCGATGGTAACGCCCGTCATCAATGGAGACCGCGACATTGTAGacgtcatcatcaagacgACGTTTTTTAAAGGAAAATTTACAAAAAAGAGTGGCTAAGACAACACAGAACAAACAAGAAGAGAGGGAAGTAACATCAATTGAACAACCCGGGGTTGTACTCTATAAAACTGTAGGCTCCTTATCCCAAACACTCTCCATCTGCGATGCAGGATGCCATCGCTCCATCAAAAACCAAGTAGCAGAGTGTTGATCATTCTCCACTACCCCTTAATAACCTGCTACATGATTTGATGTCGGAGTGTGTAAGAAACAAGGAAAAAGGTCCGACGCGTAACAGAAGGCGGCAGTTATTGCACGggattattatttaacttcTGACACTGGGCAAATGCCATGGGTCCCTTGGTTTCAGCCTGTGGGTTCGCACGTATCAGATGCGAATAAGTAAGAGGCGATCGCAATGAGTGAGGTTCCACTGGATGATGAAAGATTGTCACTGCGGCTGAGAATGATTCATCTAAAGTGATGGTCGATCTATGATGATAAGTCATGCGAGATTTATTCTACGAGATGAAAGTCATGGGTTAAGATTATTGTGATGCATTCGGTATTGAGTGACAGGTTCGTTCAGTTGCAGAAGCTAATTTAAGCTTACCGATCTTTAAAACGCCTCGGTTCTAGAATCATGCATAAAAGCAACGCCACTGCCAAGACGAGCTTGGCAACTCTAATCTGTGTGCGAAAAGCGAAACCAGATATTCAGGAACAACAGCAGCTGAAAATAGCATTTCTTAGATATGTGATTGCCAAGTTAATTGAAACACTGATCAGAAGGGCGGGTATGTTGAAACACGGGAtcaaaaaataaaagacaaATGATGTAAAAAGTGCAAAAGAATCGACCACGCCAGGAGTCGAACCTGGAATCTCTAGAGATTTCTCGATTTGCTCGAAAGCCGAAATCTAGCGCCTTAGCCATTAGGCCACGCGGCCCGATCGTGTTTGTTGAAGGACTAGGGTGTCAGCGGTGTCCATGAATGGAAACAGATCTGGCTTCTGGCTTTGAGATCCGCCTTGCTGAATCGTGCGCTTGGATCATAGATAGGCTTATGATGCGTTGTGGACTTTCAAGGCTATCGTGAGGCTGGACATGGAGTTTTGTTTACATTGAGTTTGCGTTGGCGGGCTTATGCACTGAGTTTCTCGAGTACATTGCTTGTTTCACATGCCTCAGCTCAAATGGCATTGACAGTGAAGAAGATACTGGTGCTTAAACCCAACGAGAGTACATAGCAAGCTTCTGTACTATTACATGCATAAATAgatctaataataatatccATACGCTGTTCTGATCCGTCATTTCCTTCCAGCCTTACCTTCGCTCACTCTTCACGCTCTATGAGTCTATATGTTTCTAGGGTCGCCGATTACCCTGAACTGAACTCAAAAACGTCAGCACTACAGCAGCACCGGTCGGCTCGGGCGGTATGGATTGTGTTGGATATCGGTAGTATTTCTGAATGCGattgcatcttcaactcaaGTCGTAACGCgatgtgatgagatggtTGTGTGATAAGACTTTGGCTGTCATGGCGTCTTGTGAAGATACGATTTGTTGACAGGCGGGGTCTGTTCCATTCAGCGATGAACCGCAACACACCATTTCATGTTTGATCCACAGAGTAGCCTCTCCTCAAGATACTCTAGATACTGTATAACATGTAAATCTCATCTGTTCGTAAGTCTCCAGCTTAACCCAAGTCAACACTCTTCTTTACAGTTATCACCACCAACTTAAACTGATCCTTCAAAACAAACCCCGACTTCCGAACCTCGTCCTCCACAGTCACCCCCGGCCCATCGCCTCTTCATGGAGAGCAATTGCGTCAGGAACAGCTCGATGGCAGCATTGCCGCGCCCGATGGCACAATGCGCCAGACCCAACCAATCACCGCACCCACACAGCACGCAATTCCGAGCCTTGCCCCTCTGGGGTCAAGTGAGGGGCTGACGATGGTGGGGGGGACACCCTTCTTAGTGAGGGGTGCTGTATCTGTATCGCGATGCTTCCATTTTTTGGCGgggttgtcatgatgggcttTTAGGACTTCATTAAGAGGGTTAGAGATATTATGACTGGGATAGCTTGCATAactaagtaattatatagtaaaaagaggTAAATATGTGTTACTTACAGGAGAATAGAGTGCTTGAGGATTGGAATATTCAGGGTCTGAGGGGTTGGGTACCGTTGcaacgccaacaccaacatccgAGCCCCCCCAAGCTTGGCTTTCCAATCACCAATATCACTACCCTCGTGGCGTATTCAAGTTACCCTGTCCAAACAAGATCGTCCGTCATCTTAGCTTAATAACGCAAGCCTCCTTACAATCTGCCCTGCTCCAACAAGGTGCAAGCTAGCTCCCTCCCCAAGAAACTACATCTCCCTATATAATCCCCCCCTCTCCACCCCTCCCTCCAAACAAAcaccttctcctcttcatatTTCTTCTCACAATCACTCAATAACAACAAAACACATAAAATGTCTGCTCCCGCTCCCCTTCGTCTGGGCTCTATCGCCCCCAACTTCCAGGCCGAGACCACAAAGGGCAAGATTGACTTCCACGAGTTCATCGGCGACAACTGggtcattctcttctctcaccCCGAGGACTACACTCCCGTCTGCACCACTGAGCTCGGTGCttttgccaagcttcagccCGAGTTCACCAAGCGTGGTGTTAAGCTGATTGGTCTCTCTGCCAACACCATTGAGTCCCACGAGGGATGGATCAAGGATATTGGTGAGGTTACTGGCGGCAACGTCGAGTTCCCCATCATTGGCGACAAGCAGCGCCAGGTTTCTCTCCTC
Coding sequences within it:
- a CDS encoding hypothetical protein (EggNog:ENOG41) translates to MNKPALDHMPPEILADICWHLCSHYTNDHLSHYPQPKSLATPDPRKLWEKPSAEVATGLPSLARTCLVLNNAATPYIYHNIDAKGWSEQKINEFFKDRRQLHKRCFIRRLIYELDPFPLYTLLYRMPDLELLCLVDRGTFGQTLASEGQKRLHDLR
- a CDS encoding hypothetical protein (EggNog:ENOG41) — encoded protein: MSRSPLMTGVTIAVILSFFIVVFTFFQESLEVPWVYAHNKAEEYWDHTFSYPPPQNNTAPNNSTPEVQELNCEDPYRRPGYLYIPADINGTDQYKKTQWIPFTDDLLEADAPDYAVYPSAGNVIFNATEPEEEFVELASTPRQWLAEAIAESNRRKKAINANGEAGVEAFAEMKDDGGFGWLWGRRIILFSDSVDRFMMQFFCGEFKRGMKQPKPHTTASCDIPEFNLTFHHWHFAGSMTYRPDWWWMDDMEEISLEERWDKYWTPLHDQVRGPNGHPDLILWQNGLWDQRAFWEAGEANHEKDVYPLGTRVRQLVWQEVRFVAARIRTFVERIHTEFGNAPVMFRAMTMHRESDARDASIYDLDRLARATAEKAGHEVFEWGRLISSLSMLYKDQTHPGKGPASWLWGNMVLEYLARSGGAGDERRKPYFEGWDKCHDKLVHWGGR
- a CDS encoding hypothetical protein (EggNog:ENOG41) — its product is MEVAQHFIKAENLTDAKIAGEGLECLVYKAASPVYGPIVLRVPRVKVYQNANDPNTNASDLIQQEMKIYRLLENASVPVPKAYKYLEEDGYPAMLCEYVEDDGTEITFEEMGRVAAMIHSTPLSSPVMETVSSETEDVFSTIEQRLKRRISVLSQTVPEVSSWITNWDLIHNILESLKRYPSSLLHMDFRDVNLRHNNGRISAVIDWTNALIGPAAIDIFRTLEFSQLDESFVKGYTSVTTWPDVTAQEDCLLRLDAALVLALVFTSEAPDAERAEVAVARVRELSKSLVEASSHE
- a CDS encoding hypothetical protein (EggNog:ENOG41) — its product is MLANTFLWAAVVTAMPLVEVSPRELHDLEVHQPVSIKRNPPLEARANRIIPVVVGGSQDTFVPNMIRAAAGDVIQFQFSNGNHTVTQSSEDSPCQPLQATQSGVIHSGHIPFEAGQKTVGTFNVPLNNTEPIYLYCATGPHCQIGQVMAINPPSEENLVQFSKKAAGALANVDAGAATGGTVGEIPLADAAFTPAEEEAPPAPPAESTPAASPAPPAETPSATPGAAAAMEAHHRLGY